The sequence GTCCGCGAGCCTTGAACCAAAAAGGTTTTCCGGTCCGACCAGAAGTTCTTCGGCCCTTAGCGTAACAACCGCCATCAGCACGGGAGCATCGAACATGAAGGCCATATAGCGATTGTAGAATTTAATGCGGTTTTTCATCCATTTGGGACGGCCCGCCTCGACGGCAATTTGCATAAGTCGCTCCTGAACCGCAGTCATGCCATGTCTGATCTGTTCTCTGAGTTGAGATGACCTGATGCGGATGAAACGAATGGGTTGTGTATTGGACGGCGATGGCGCCACCAGGGCGGCCTGTACCATTTTTTCGATCATACCGTCAGGCGGCATATCGGCTTTATACCTCCGGATACTGCGACGGCGGGTCACCAGTTCGTCAAAGGCAGTCAGACTGTCCCGTTCCATGTCTCAGCCCTTCCTCTGGAAGGCGATATAACTGATCAGATCCTTGATTTTAATAGCCGGCCCCGCCTCCAGATCGCCCAGCATTTCGGCGATACGTTCAATGGTCAGAAAGGGAAAGCATTCCAGAAGGTATGCCGCAGGTTCCTTCATCAATCGTTCCGCTTCCACCAGGAAAAAACGAAAATTCCGTAAATAAATATCATCGTCCTTCACGGAAATACGAAAATGGTGATTGATGGCCACCGAGAGCTCAAGCAGATCAATAGACTCGGCGCCCAGTTCCCGGACGAGATAGGTTTCCTCCGTAATCGCTTCACCCTCGACATCCATGATGTCCATGATGATGTCACGCAATGCAGTCAATGTATCCATATGTAAAACCGCCTTATGTAGCCCCGAAAAAAACCTGGATGGATAA is a genomic window of Deltaproteobacteria bacterium containing:
- a CDS encoding nitroreductase family protein, coding for MERDSLTAFDELVTRRRSIRRYKADMPPDGMIEKMVQAALVAPSPSNTQPIRFIRIRSSQLREQIRHGMTAVQERLMQIAVEAGRPKWMKNRIKFYNRYMAFMFDAPVLMAVVTLRAEELLVGPENLFGSRLADIRVMNLHMTAGLSVMSYLLKGEEIGLGSCIMSAPLIFLEEVEKMLDLEDMELLCFITSGYPDEKAKPIRRKTIDEIYSCR